A genomic window from Cricetulus griseus strain 17A/GY chromosome 4, alternate assembly CriGri-PICRH-1.0, whole genome shotgun sequence includes:
- the Il31 gene encoding interleukin-31 — protein MICHTGPTKPALVLLCCVGTWLAICSLSFGAPTATMIKTILELLKLESKELYEDYSKKDADGLPTNESLQLPCFTLGYEASTSISTIQVYLETAKRLSDNRADTTNVTKRLDDIRCSNPPKPSISEPEDFHERKIFTLTVLKRFSDCMAKLEAKDRIC, from the exons ATGATCTGCCACACAG gaCCAACGAAGCCTGCCCTGGTGCTGCTCTGCTGTGTAGGAACCTGGCTGGCCATCTGCAGCCTATCCTTTGGTGCGCCAACAGCAACTATGATAAAAACTATACTTGAACTGCTGAAACTGGAGTCTAAGGAACTTTATGAAGACTAT AGCAAAAAAGATGCGGATGGGCTGCCAACAAACGAGTCCCTCCAGCTGCCATGTTTCACCCTGGGCTACGAAGCGTCAACCAGTATCTCAACCATCCAAGTGTATCTGGAGACAGCCAAAAGGCTGAGCGACAACAGAGCAGACACCACTAATGTCACAAAACGGCTGGACGACATCAGGTGTTCCAATCCACCAAAACCAAGCATTTCTGAGCCTGAAGATTTCCATGAACGCAAAATCTTTACACTGACTGTTTTGAAACGGTTCTCAGACTGCATGGCAAAACTGGAGGCTAAGGACAGGATATGCTGA